A single genomic interval of Trichosurus vulpecula isolate mTriVul1 chromosome 6, mTriVul1.pri, whole genome shotgun sequence harbors:
- the LOC118853768 gene encoding olfactory receptor 4C11-like, which yields MEIMKTQSNVTEFVLLGLTQDPERRKIVFGVFLIFYLATILGNLLIVVTIKTSPTLGSPMYYFLSYLSFADACFSTTTAPKLIVDSVSKNQTISFNECITQVFAAHFFGCMEIFLLVLMAYDRYVAICKPLRYSTIISRRVCGILVCLAWVGSCIHSTAQIFLALSLPFCGPNLIDHYFCDLQPLLRLACADTYVVNLLIISNSGVICMVSFVLLIISYIVILYSLRNQSSEGKLKALSTCSSHIIVVIIFFVPCIFIYTRPPTTFPVDKLVSVFYTIGTPLLNPLIYTLRNKEVKDAMRKVWRRVTGS from the coding sequence ATGGAAATCATGAAAACACAGAGCAATGTGACTGAATTTGTCCTCCTTGGGCTGACACAGGACCCAGAAAGACGAAAAAttgtatttggtgttttcttgattttctacCTTGCCACTATTTTGGGAAACCTGCTCATTGTTGTGACCATCAAGACAAGCCCTACACTTGGATCCCCTATGTACTACTTTCTGTCCTATTTATCTTTTGCAGATGCCTGCTTCTCTACCACTACAGCCCCCAAACTCATTGTAGATAGTGTCTCCAAGAATCAGACCatctctttcaatgagtgtattACCCAGGTATTTGCAGCCCATTTTTTTGGCTGCATGGAGATTTTCCTCCTCGTCCTCATGGCCTATGACCGCTATGTGGCCATCTGTAAACCTCTGCGCTATTCAACAATCATAAGTCGTAGGGTCTGTGGCATATTGGTGTGCTTGGCCTGGGTAGGCTCCTGTATCCACTCCACAGCTCAAATCTTCCTTGCCTTAAGTTTGCCCTTTTGTGGTCCTAATTTGATTGACCACTACTTCTGTGATTTGCAACCATTGTTGAGACTGGCCTGTGCAGACACATATGTGGTAAATCTCCTTATTATCTCTAATAGTGGAGTTATATGTATGGTAAGCTTTGTATTACTAATCATCTCCTATATAGTTATCCTATATTCCCTCAGAAATCAGAGTTCAGAAGGGAAGCTCAAAGCCTTGTCTACTTGTAGCTCCCACATCATTGTGGTCATTATCTTCTTTGTACCctgcatattcatatatactcGACCCCCAACCACTTTCCCTGTGGACAAGTTGGTGTCTGTATTTTACACAATTGGTACTCCATTACTCAACCCTTTGATATATACTCTGAGGAACAAGGAAGTAAAAGATGCCATGAGGAAGGTATGGAGGAGagttacaggatcatag